A single region of the Anaerococcus urinomassiliensis genome encodes:
- the dnaN gene encoding DNA polymerase III subunit beta yields the protein MKFEVKQNELINAINIANRAVSKNTNIQIHELIYFEAKEDRLSLTAFDGEITIKTFIEARVIEEGEMALKANLFTNIIRKLPNDIVKIESKDGKISIRSQNSNFNLLAFEYFEKQDLELPDTSPLEISNDKLKRSILQTEFATSLDETKLALTGILFELKDASLNMVALDGYRVALKKNTMDYQSEYENSEFIIPKRSLMEWSRIIADDSITKIYKNENDLVFQAENTTMYCRVIDKNYIDYRNIINKTSETSVIVDKAKLVSALDRAQVLSDPGRANLIRIEIAENHMIIKSNSEIGDVKEVIEIDQEGPELNIAFNARYMQEGVRAFDSDKIKLNFKSSLNPCLIDPVDSKYEDEEFTYLVLPVRLAN from the coding sequence ATGAAATTTGAAGTTAAACAAAATGAGCTGATAAATGCTATCAATATTGCCAATAGGGCAGTGTCCAAAAATACCAATATACAAATTCATGAATTAATATACTTTGAAGCAAAAGAAGATAGACTCTCACTGACTGCTTTTGATGGGGAAATCACAATCAAAACCTTTATAGAAGCAAGAGTAATAGAAGAAGGAGAGATGGCCCTAAAGGCAAATCTATTTACTAATATAATTAGAAAACTTCCTAATGATATTGTAAAGATAGAAAGTAAGGATGGCAAAATATCTATAAGAAGTCAAAATTCTAACTTCAACCTCCTTGCCTTTGAGTATTTTGAAAAACAAGACCTGGAATTGCCAGATACATCTCCACTAGAGATATCAAATGATAAATTAAAAAGATCTATATTACAAACAGAATTTGCTACAAGCTTAGATGAAACAAAGCTTGCCCTTACAGGAATTTTATTTGAGCTAAAAGATGCTAGCTTAAATATGGTTGCCCTAGATGGCTACAGGGTAGCCCTAAAGAAAAATACTATGGACTACCAATCAGAATACGAAAATAGCGAATTTATCATACCGAAAAGATCTCTTATGGAATGGTCCAGGATTATAGCTGATGATTCTATTACAAAAATATATAAAAATGAAAATGACTTAGTTTTCCAAGCTGAAAACACTACTATGTATTGCAGAGTAATAGATAAAAACTATATAGACTACAGAAATATTATAAACAAAACATCAGAAACAAGTGTTATAGTTGACAAGGCTAAGCTAGTATCTGCCCTAGACCGTGCCCAAGTTTTGTCAGACCCAGGTAGGGCAAATCTTATCAGAATAGAAATTGCCGAAAATCATATGATTATCAAATCAAATTCTGAAATAGGGGATGTAAAAGAAGTCATAGAAATAGACCAAGAAGGACCAGAGCTTAACATAGCCTTCAATGCTAGATATATGCAAGAGGGAGTTAGAGCCTTTGACAGTGACAAGATCAAACTTAATTTCAAATCATCCCTAAATCCTTGCTTGATAGATCCAGTTGACAGCAAATACGAAGATGAAGAATTTACCTACCTAGTTCTTCCAGTAAGACTAGCAAATTAG
- the gyrA gene encoding DNA gyrase subunit A, translating into MTEINNEHNIINVDLEEKMKDAYLDYSMSVIVSRALPDVRDGLKPVHRRILYGMEGLGLDPNKPTRKSARVVGEVMGKYHPHGDTALYDALVRLAQDFSTRYPLAQGQGNFGSVDGDDPAAMRYTEVRMSKIAKEMLRDLNKNTVDFIPNFDEEEKEPVVLPSRFPNLLVNGSNGIAVGMATNMAPHNLNEAIDASIAYMRNPEISIQELNKIIKGPDFPTGAKILGKKGIKDAYETGRGKVKLRGIAKIEPFKKNRERIIVTEIPYQVNKAKLIQKIADLVKEKRIDGISDIRDESDRKGMRIVIEIKRDYNANIVLNNLYKYTQLETTFGIINLALVDGIPRILTLKELIKYYIDHQKDVVTRRTQFDLDKAKARKHIVEGLIIAIDNIDEIIKIIRSSYDDNEIKGIFLEKFGLTDLQSQAILDMRLKRLSGLEIEKLNAENKELEETITYLLSILNSDEKLIDLIETELNEIKEKYGDERRTKLAPDEGEIDIEELIEEEDILITLTNDGYIKRLPVDTYKVQNRGGKGISAANTKEDDYIKRIMTTNTHEDLLFFTSFGRVYSLKGYEIPEGSRTSRGQAIINILSLNSGEKITEIMPLSELKEDDQIVLQTQNGKIKKTDANNFTSIQRNGIIAIGLEEGDKLISARHIEKEEELIISTKNGMTIQFNTEDVRSMGRQARGVRAIKLAKDDEVVAMNIRGEETYLLVVTENGFGKKTSFNNFKNQNRGGKGIRCHKVTEKTGFVVDTIPVDIDEDIMMVSLRGDIIRIRAKDVSTTGRNTMGVTLKNMKDDKDRIVSVTKYDDGAYDVQREDIK; encoded by the coding sequence ATGACTGAAATTAACAATGAACACAATATTATAAATGTAGACCTAGAAGAAAAGATGAAGGATGCCTACCTGGATTATTCTATGTCTGTAATAGTATCTCGTGCACTTCCAGATGTACGTGATGGACTAAAACCGGTACACAGAAGAATCCTCTATGGTATGGAAGGTCTAGGTCTTGATCCAAACAAACCAACCAGAAAATCTGCCAGAGTAGTTGGTGAGGTAATGGGTAAGTATCATCCTCACGGTGACACAGCTCTTTATGATGCCCTAGTACGTCTTGCCCAAGATTTCTCAACCAGATATCCCCTAGCCCAAGGCCAAGGTAACTTTGGTTCTGTAGATGGAGATGATCCAGCGGCTATGCGTTATACAGAAGTTCGCATGTCAAAAATCGCCAAGGAAATGCTAAGAGACCTCAATAAAAATACTGTAGACTTCATACCAAACTTTGACGAAGAAGAAAAAGAACCGGTAGTCCTACCATCAAGATTTCCAAATCTTTTGGTCAATGGATCTAACGGTATAGCTGTAGGTATGGCTACAAATATGGCTCCACATAACCTTAATGAAGCCATAGATGCATCCATAGCCTACATGAGAAACCCTGAGATAAGCATCCAAGAATTAAACAAAATTATCAAGGGACCAGACTTCCCAACAGGGGCAAAGATCTTAGGCAAAAAAGGAATCAAGGATGCCTACGAAACAGGCCGTGGTAAGGTTAAACTTCGTGGTATAGCAAAAATTGAGCCTTTCAAGAAAAACCGCGAGAGAATCATAGTTACAGAGATCCCTTACCAAGTAAACAAGGCAAAACTCATACAAAAGATAGCCGACCTTGTAAAAGAAAAGAGAATAGATGGTATATCTGATATCCGTGATGAATCAGATAGAAAGGGAATGAGAATTGTAATCGAAATCAAACGTGATTACAATGCCAATATAGTCCTCAATAACCTCTACAAATACACCCAACTAGAGACAACCTTTGGTATTATAAACCTTGCTTTAGTTGATGGTATACCAAGAATTCTCACATTAAAAGAATTGATCAAATACTATATCGACCACCAAAAAGATGTAGTAACCAGACGTACACAATTTGACCTAGACAAGGCAAAGGCTCGCAAGCACATAGTAGAAGGTTTGATCATCGCTATCGATAATATCGATGAGATTATCAAAATCATCCGTTCTTCCTATGATGACAACGAGATTAAAGGTATTTTCCTAGAAAAATTCGGCCTAACAGACCTCCAATCTCAAGCTATCTTAGACATGAGATTGAAACGTCTATCAGGACTAGAAATTGAAAAACTTAATGCAGAAAATAAGGAACTTGAAGAGACAATTACCTATCTCCTATCAATTCTAAACTCAGATGAAAAGCTTATAGACCTAATAGAAACAGAGTTAAATGAGATTAAGGAAAAATATGGAGATGAACGTCGCACCAAACTTGCTCCAGATGAAGGCGAAATAGATATAGAAGAGCTTATAGAAGAAGAAGATATACTAATCACCCTTACAAATGATGGATACATTAAACGCTTACCAGTAGATACCTACAAGGTACAAAACAGGGGAGGCAAGGGAATTTCTGCGGCAAATACCAAGGAAGATGACTATATCAAACGCATCATGACTACAAACACTCACGAAGACTTACTATTCTTCACATCCTTTGGTAGGGTCTATAGCCTCAAGGGCTACGAAATCCCAGAAGGATCTAGGACAAGCCGTGGCCAAGCCATAATCAATATTCTATCCCTAAACTCAGGCGAGAAAATAACAGAGATTATGCCATTATCTGAGCTAAAAGAAGACGATCAAATTGTACTTCAAACACAAAATGGTAAGATTAAGAAAACTGATGCAAATAATTTCACATCTATCCAAAGAAATGGAATAATTGCTATTGGCCTTGAAGAAGGCGATAAACTAATATCTGCCCGCCACATAGAAAAAGAAGAAGAACTAATAATATCAACTAAAAACGGTATGACCATCCAATTTAACACTGAAGACGTGAGATCTATGGGTCGCCAAGCTCGTGGAGTCCGTGCTATAAAACTAGCCAAAGATGATGAAGTAGTAGCAATGAACATCAGAGGCGAGGAAACCTACCTACTAGTTGTAACAGAAAATGGTTTTGGCAAGAAGACATCATTTAACAACTTCAAAAACCAAAACAGGGGCGGCAAGGGAATCAGATGCCACAAAGTCACAGAAAAAACAGGCTTTGTAGTAGACACTATCCCAGTAGATATAGACGAAGACATAATGATGGTTTCCCTAAGAGGTGATATAATAAGAATTAGAGCAAAAGATGTCTCTACAACAGGAAGAAACACCATGGGAGTCACCCTCAAAAATATGAAAGATGACAAAGATAGAATAGTATCAGTAACCAAATACGACGATGGCGCATACGATGTCCAAAGAGAAGATATTAAATAG
- a CDS encoding ATP-binding protein, giving the protein MDKITITIPARKIYLKSIRLFTASLASDLGFNIEEVEDLRVVVSEAINYKLSDEDVKIEFLPEDKNLQIKVIGKDKSLDQRALKMRDLILKELADEVEITSGEIKITKRAS; this is encoded by the coding sequence ATGGATAAAATTACCATAACAATCCCAGCTCGCAAAATCTATCTAAAATCCATAAGATTGTTTACCGCTTCCCTTGCAAGTGATCTAGGATTTAATATAGAAGAAGTTGAAGACCTTAGAGTTGTAGTAAGCGAGGCTATCAACTACAAGCTAAGCGATGAGGACGTAAAAATAGAATTTTTGCCAGAAGATAAAAATCTTCAAATCAAAGTTATAGGCAAGGACAAGAGCCTAGACCAACGTGCACTCAAAATGCGTGATTTAATTTTGAAGGAACTTGCAGACGAAGTTGAAATCACAAGCGGAGAAATTAAAATCACAAAAAGGGCAAGCTAA
- a CDS encoding RNA-binding S4 domain-containing protein → MEELEFQTEMITLKDLLKVTQLLPSGGIAKAVIKDEGVIVNGEDCFSPGKKLYKGDWLIFDDVKITIV, encoded by the coding sequence ATGGAAGAATTAGAATTTCAAACAGAAATGATAACATTAAAAGATTTGCTAAAAGTTACTCAATTGCTCCCATCTGGTGGTATTGCCAAAGCAGTGATCAAAGATGAGGGAGTAATAGTAAATGGAGAAGATTGCTTTTCTCCAGGCAAAAAACTCTACAAAGGCGACTGGCTAATCTTTGATGATGTAAAAATTACTATTGTATAA
- a CDS encoding STAS domain-containing protein codes for MFDKEIKIEDDIQTVKLVGDLDVYSEEDFKEFIEEKIDANKDLVFDLKDLDYLDSTGLGMFMLIYNKQKENGKSVKIINTKENIKKLFKITDLSDLFDME; via the coding sequence ATGTTTGATAAAGAAATAAAAATTGAAGACGATATTCAGACAGTAAAACTTGTTGGCGATCTAGATGTGTATTCAGAAGAAGACTTCAAAGAATTCATAGAAGAAAAAATAGATGCCAACAAGGACCTAGTATTTGACCTAAAAGACCTAGATTACCTAGACTCAACAGGCCTTGGTATGTTTATGCTTATCTACAATAAGCAAAAAGAAAATGGCAAATCAGTAAAAATAATAAACACAAAAGAAAATATCAAAAAATTATTCAAAATAACTGATCTATCCGATCTATTTGATATGGAGTAA
- the recF gene encoding DNA replication/repair protein RecF (All proteins in this family for which functions are known are DNA-binding proteins that assist the filamentation of RecA onto DNA for the initiation of recombination or recombinational repair.): MWIKNISLDSFRNYDKADVEFSKDINIFIGDNAQGKTNLLESLYYLANATSFKKIRDKDIISFDKETMSLEGIIRKDKYFKHVYINVDQNSKNIYVNEVKYERNKDLKSHFSLVLFTPEDLLIIKEGPNLRRDLIDDIIISVDFSYKQIKKQYDKLIFQRNKLLKNQKSPYFEDQVRAFDKNLCRFGYRIYKKRAKITGLIGRFANEYHDLLSEDKEDLKINYKPDIIATSQEDYYQKFIRSYDLDKKYQTTQAGIHKDEIEITINDKPIKNFGSQGQQRSAILNIKLAQVRLIREVTGDKSVILFDDVFSELDEKRSHFLLENLEGYQTIITATNTKSLDMVDESSLRYINNGKIYQNLM, encoded by the coding sequence ATGTGGATTAAAAATATAAGCTTAGATTCATTTAGAAATTATGATAAGGCAGATGTAGAATTTTCTAAGGATATAAATATCTTTATAGGCGATAATGCCCAGGGCAAGACAAATTTGTTGGAATCCTTGTATTATCTGGCCAATGCTACCAGTTTTAAGAAGATTAGAGATAAGGATATCATTTCCTTTGATAAGGAGACTATGTCTCTTGAGGGCATTATCAGGAAAGATAAGTATTTTAAACACGTTTATATAAATGTTGACCAAAATAGTAAGAATATCTATGTAAATGAAGTAAAATATGAGAGGAACAAAGACTTAAAATCCCACTTTTCTCTGGTGCTTTTTACACCGGAAGATTTGCTTATAATAAAAGAGGGACCCAATTTAAGGCGAGACTTAATTGATGATATAATAATAAGTGTAGATTTTTCCTACAAGCAAATCAAAAAACAATATGATAAGCTTATTTTTCAGAGAAATAAACTTTTAAAAAATCAAAAAAGTCCATATTTTGAGGATCAAGTCAGAGCTTTTGACAAAAATCTTTGCCGTTTTGGCTATAGAATCTACAAGAAGAGAGCTAAGATTACAGGGCTTATAGGAAGATTTGCTAATGAGTACCATGATTTGCTCTCAGAAGATAAAGAGGATTTAAAAATAAACTATAAACCTGATATCATTGCCACTAGCCAAGAAGATTATTATCAAAAGTTTATAAGATCCTATGACCTAGACAAAAAGTATCAGACGACCCAAGCTGGCATCCACAAAGATGAGATAGAAATCACTATAAATGATAAACCAATCAAAAATTTTGGATCCCAAGGCCAGCAAAGATCAGCAATACTAAATATAAAACTAGCCCAAGTAAGATTGATAAGGGAAGTGACAGGTGATAAATCTGTCATTTTATTTGATGATGTTTTCTCAGAACTTGATGAAAAAAGATCCCACTTCCTCTTAGAGAACCTAGAGGGCTACCAGACAATTATTACAGCTACCAATACCAAAAGCTTGGATATGGTGGATGAATCTTCCCTTAGATACATAAACAATGGCAAAATATACCAAAACTTGATGTAA
- the gyrB gene encoding DNA topoisomerase (ATP-hydrolyzing) subunit B: MTENNYDAGNIKVLEGLEPVRLRPGMYIGSTSEKGLHHLVYEVVDNSIDEALAGRCDYIKVTVSKDNIITVEDDGSGIPVKEHPQTHKSTLETVLTVLHAGGKFDSSAYHYSGGLHGVGVSVVNALSEYLIAEVKRDGHLYRMTFERGVATSDLEILGDTEETGTTISFKADPEIFETTVYDKKTLERRFREMAFLNSGVQIIFEDQRDESSQSFKYEGGVSEFVGYLNRNKDSIMTEIPHFIGSQEDTEIEIAFQYTDSYSENILTFANNILTPEGGTHLSGFRSALTRGVNDYARKYKFIKENEENLQGEDVREGMTAIVSVKISEPQFEGQTKAKLGNSEVRGAVDSFFSSKLESFLEENPKVAQTILDKALQSRRAREAARKARDLTRKRSILDSATLPGKLADCQSTDIGENEIFIVEGNSAGGSAKGGRDNRIQAILPLRGKILNVEKANIDRILNSEEIKAMITAFGTGVGKEFDISKLRYGKIIIMTDADVDGAHIRTLLLTFFYRYMKDLIDDGHIYVAQPPLYKITHGRTERYVYSDAERDRVIGDIKGENYKINRYKGLGEMNAEQLWETTMNPDNRILLRVLENEESTSTDDTFSLLMGEKVEPRREFIEENAKYVNNIDV, translated from the coding sequence ATGACAGAAAATAATTACGATGCCGGTAATATTAAGGTCTTAGAGGGACTAGAGCCAGTTAGACTAAGACCTGGTATGTATATAGGCTCAACTAGTGAAAAAGGTCTACACCACCTGGTTTATGAAGTTGTAGATAACTCAATAGACGAGGCTCTTGCCGGACGTTGCGACTACATAAAAGTGACCGTATCAAAAGATAATATTATAACAGTAGAAGATGATGGATCAGGTATACCAGTAAAAGAGCACCCACAAACTCACAAGTCAACCCTAGAGACTGTTCTTACAGTTCTTCACGCTGGTGGTAAGTTTGACTCATCAGCCTATCATTATTCAGGTGGACTTCACGGTGTAGGTGTCTCTGTAGTAAATGCCCTATCAGAATACCTTATAGCAGAAGTCAAAAGAGATGGTCACCTATATCGCATGACCTTTGAACGTGGAGTTGCTACAAGTGATTTGGAAATTTTGGGAGATACTGAAGAAACCGGTACTACCATAAGCTTTAAGGCTGATCCAGAAATATTTGAAACTACTGTATACGACAAGAAAACTCTAGAACGTAGGTTCCGTGAAATGGCCTTTCTAAATTCTGGTGTGCAAATAATCTTTGAAGATCAAAGAGATGAATCTTCTCAATCATTCAAATACGAAGGTGGAGTTAGTGAATTTGTTGGCTATTTAAACCGCAACAAAGATTCTATTATGACTGAAATCCCACACTTTATTGGAAGCCAAGAAGATACAGAAATAGAAATTGCCTTCCAATACACAGATTCGTATTCTGAAAATATCCTAACTTTTGCAAATAATATCCTTACTCCAGAAGGAGGAACCCACTTATCAGGCTTTAGGTCTGCCCTCACTCGTGGAGTTAATGACTATGCTAGAAAGTATAAGTTTATCAAAGAAAACGAAGAAAACCTCCAAGGTGAAGATGTCAGAGAAGGTATGACAGCCATAGTATCAGTAAAGATATCAGAACCACAATTTGAGGGTCAAACTAAGGCAAAACTTGGTAACTCTGAAGTTCGTGGAGCTGTAGATAGCTTCTTCTCATCCAAGCTAGAAAGCTTCCTTGAAGAAAATCCAAAGGTTGCGCAAACCATCCTCGATAAGGCTCTCCAATCCAGAAGAGCACGTGAAGCTGCTAGAAAGGCAAGGGACTTAACCCGCAAGCGTTCTATACTTGATAGTGCAACTCTTCCAGGAAAATTGGCTGACTGCCAATCTACAGATATAGGAGAAAACGAGATATTCATAGTCGAAGGTAACTCTGCTGGTGGTTCAGCAAAGGGTGGACGTGATAACCGCATCCAAGCTATACTTCCTCTTCGTGGTAAAATCCTAAATGTAGAAAAGGCAAATATAGACCGCATATTAAATTCAGAAGAGATTAAGGCAATGATAACAGCCTTTGGTACAGGAGTTGGCAAGGAATTTGATATATCAAAACTTCGCTATGGCAAGATAATCATCATGACAGATGCCGACGTCGACGGTGCTCATATCAGAACCCTACTATTGACATTCTTCTATAGATATATGAAAGATTTGATAGATGATGGCCATATTTATGTTGCCCAACCACCTTTATACAAAATCACCCACGGCAGGACTGAACGTTATGTATACTCAGATGCCGAAAGAGATAGGGTCATAGGAGATATAAAGGGCGAAAACTACAAGATCAACCGCTACAAGGGTCTTGGTGAGATGAACGCTGAGCAACTTTGGGAAACAACCATGAATCCAGACAACAGGATATTGCTTAGGGTCTTAGAAAATGAAGAATCAACAAGTACAGACGACACCTTTAGCCTACTTATGGGAGAAAAGGTAGAACCAAGACGTGAATTCATAGAAGAAAACGCCAAATACGTAAATAATATTGACGTATAG
- a CDS encoding SigB/SigF/SigG family RNA polymerase sigma factor, translated as MTKQKDLTDQEYKEQIKKKFEEYYETRDKKLRDELIEEHMYIVDILSNKYVGKGIEREDLYQVASLGLIFAVERFDPSKGYEFSSFATPTIMGELKRYFRDKGWVIRVPRRIQNLYKKINNAKKVLPQELQRTPTVKDIADYLGEDEETILETMEASKVYAPQSLDMKYQVQKGENSIDLADMIGEEDRNFDSIELSDLIEKSTERLNDLEKEILELRYYEGRTQIDIANTLDISQMTVSRIEKKILQKFTMELEKMEDI; from the coding sequence ATGACAAAGCAAAAAGATCTAACTGATCAAGAATACAAAGAGCAGATCAAAAAGAAATTTGAAGAATATTATGAAACCCGAGATAAGAAACTTCGTGATGAACTGATCGAAGAGCATATGTATATAGTAGATATCCTATCCAACAAATACGTAGGCAAGGGGATCGAAAGAGAAGACCTCTACCAAGTAGCAAGCCTTGGGCTAATCTTTGCAGTAGAAAGATTTGACCCAAGTAAGGGCTACGAATTTTCATCATTTGCAACACCAACAATAATGGGTGAACTCAAACGCTACTTTAGAGACAAGGGTTGGGTCATCAGAGTCCCAAGAAGAATCCAAAACCTCTACAAAAAAATAAATAACGCCAAAAAAGTCCTACCCCAAGAACTGCAAAGAACCCCAACAGTAAAAGACATAGCAGACTATCTGGGAGAAGACGAAGAAACAATACTAGAAACCATGGAAGCAAGCAAAGTATACGCTCCACAAAGCCTTGATATGAAATACCAAGTCCAAAAGGGAGAAAACTCCATAGACTTGGCCGATATGATAGGAGAAGAAGACAGGAACTTCGACTCCATAGAACTATCAGATCTTATAGAAAAATCAACAGAAAGGCTAAACGATTTGGAAAAAGAGATCCTAGAACTAAGATACTACGAGGGCAGAACCCAAATAGACATAGCCAACACCCTAGACATCTCCCAAATGACAGTAAGCCGTATAGAAAAAAAGATCTTGCAAAAATTCACCATGGAACTAGAAAAAATGGAAGATATCTAA
- a CDS encoding ABC transporter permease has translation MKKYDDIQNTNEIKDIENMKEINNIKDINENDEDFKISKWQIFKEQYQLFLLLLPALLITFIFKYIPMYGVLIAFKNYNPLKGIMGSPWIGFKHFENFLNSPNFGILLENTLKLSIYGLLWGFFPPVILALMLNQVMSDKMKQRAQTILYSPNFISTVIIVGMVFLFFSANGPIVRILTSMGINPPRFLTDPDSFRSLYIVSGIWQGMGWASILYTSALVNISPDLYEAADLDGANLFQKIKNIELPALKPIMMVNFVLAVGGIMSVGYEKAYLMQTSLNLPTSEIISTYVYKIGLQQGNYSYSAAVGLFNSVINLILLLLTGYIVKKLNKEKA, from the coding sequence ATGAAAAAATATGATGATATTCAAAATACTAACGAAATAAAAGATATTGAGAATATGAAAGAAATTAATAATATAAAAGATATAAATGAAAATGATGAAGATTTCAAAATATCTAAGTGGCAGATTTTTAAAGAGCAATACCAATTATTTTTATTATTGCTGCCAGCATTGTTAATTACATTTATATTTAAATATATACCAATGTATGGAGTTTTGATTGCCTTTAAAAATTATAATCCGCTAAAGGGAATAATGGGGAGTCCTTGGATTGGATTTAAGCATTTTGAAAACTTCTTGAATTCACCAAACTTTGGAATACTTTTAGAAAATACCTTGAAGTTATCTATATATGGTTTGCTCTGGGGATTCTTTCCACCAGTTATACTAGCTTTGATGTTGAATCAGGTAATGAGTGATAAGATGAAGCAACGTGCCCAAACTATTTTATACTCTCCAAACTTTATATCTACAGTAATAATAGTGGGTATGGTGTTCTTATTCTTCTCAGCAAATGGACCTATAGTAAGGATCTTAACTAGTATGGGGATTAACCCGCCAAGGTTTTTAACAGACCCTGATTCATTTAGATCCTTATATATAGTTTCAGGTATATGGCAAGGAATGGGATGGGCTTCAATATTATACACTAGTGCTCTAGTAAACATATCACCCGACTTATATGAGGCGGCTGATCTTGATGGAGCTAACTTATTCCAAAAGATAAAAAACATAGAGCTTCCAGCCTTAAAACCTATAATGATGGTTAACTTCGTACTGGCTGTAGGAGGAATAATGAGTGTGGGATATGAGAAAGCATATTTAATGCAAACTTCTCTAAACCTACCAACATCAGAAATTATTAGTACCTATGTATATAAGATAGGTTTACAGCAAGGCAACTATTCATACTCTGCTGCTGTAGGTTTATTTAACTCAGTAATAAATCTAATACTATTGCTTTTAACTGGTTATATAGTAAAGAAACTAAACAAGGAGAAAGCTTAA
- a CDS encoding LacI family DNA-binding transcriptional regulator yields the protein MATMKDVAMEANVSLGSVSNVINGKEVKPDTYNKVMEAIKKLNYEKNDLATGLKNNKTNTVGLIIPTVWHPFFSELAFHVEQILQEDGYKMLLCNTHSNPDNEIRYIQMLRKNMIDGIIAISYSDIELLLNSNLPFVSIDRIFDKDVNFVASDNYQGGRLAAKTLVEKGCKNLLYVGSHNVFKNATMDRKVGFEAYCNENNIAHEIIDLLEPYSGLKEELIATFNKNEGIDGIFAINDFLAIDIIKMLNVNQIKLIEDYQIIGFDGIKLSKERSYMISTIVQDVERIAKESVSILFKNIENESFYGNAYVPVRFEEGGSTK from the coding sequence ATGGCAACTATGAAAGATGTGGCCATGGAGGCTAATGTAAGCCTTGGTAGTGTTAGCAATGTTATAAATGGTAAGGAAGTAAAACCAGATACATATAACAAAGTAATGGAGGCGATAAAGAAATTAAATTATGAGAAAAACGATTTAGCTACAGGTTTGAAGAATAATAAAACAAATACTGTTGGCTTAATTATCCCTACTGTATGGCACCCTTTTTTTTCGGAACTAGCTTTTCATGTTGAACAAATTTTACAAGAAGATGGATATAAGATGCTTTTATGCAATACACATTCTAATCCTGATAATGAGATTAGATATATCCAGATGCTTAGAAAAAATATGATTGATGGGATTATAGCCATATCTTATTCTGATATAGAGCTTTTATTAAATTCCAACCTACCCTTTGTAAGTATTGATAGGATATTTGATAAGGATGTAAACTTTGTAGCTAGTGATAACTACCAGGGTGGTAGGCTTGCTGCTAAAACTTTAGTTGAAAAGGGATGTAAAAATTTACTTTATGTAGGTAGCCATAATGTTTTTAAGAATGCAACTATGGATAGGAAAGTAGGCTTTGAAGCTTATTGTAATGAGAATAATATAGCCCATGAGATTATAGACTTACTTGAGCCTTATAGTGGTCTAAAGGAAGAGTTAATTGCTACATTTAATAAAAATGAGGGTATAGATGGTATTTTTGCTATTAACGATTTTTTAGCTATTGATATAATAAAAATGTTAAATGTAAATCAAATTAAACTTATAGAAGACTATCAAATAATAGGTTTTGATGGGATTAAGCTTAGTAAGGAGAGATCTTACATGATTTCTACTATAGTTCAGGATGTCGAACGTATAGCTAAAGAAAGCGTTTCTATACTTTTTAAGAATATAGAAAATGAATCGTTTTATGGAAATGCATACGTACCTGTTAGATTTGAGGAAGGAGGGAGTACCAAATAA